A single Pantoea rwandensis DNA region contains:
- the lexA gene encoding transcriptional repressor LexA, whose protein sequence is MKALTTRQQQVYDLIRDHINQTGMPPTRAEIAAQLGFRSPNAAEEHLKALARKGVIEIVSGASRGIRLLMEEEVSEGLPLIGRVAAGEPLLAQEHIEAHYQVDANLFKPTADFLLRVSGMSMKDIGIMDGDLLAVHKTQEVRNGQVVVARIDDEVTVKRWKKQGAIVHLLPENTEFQPIVVDTREQALTVEGLAVGIVRNGEWL, encoded by the coding sequence ATGAAAGCGTTAACCACCAGGCAGCAACAGGTCTATGATCTGATTCGCGACCACATTAACCAGACCGGCATGCCGCCAACGCGTGCGGAAATTGCTGCGCAACTGGGTTTTCGCTCGCCCAATGCTGCGGAAGAACACCTGAAAGCACTGGCGCGTAAAGGCGTCATCGAGATTGTATCCGGCGCATCTCGCGGCATCCGCCTGCTAATGGAAGAAGAAGTCTCCGAAGGGTTACCGCTGATCGGTCGCGTGGCCGCCGGTGAGCCGCTGCTGGCGCAAGAGCACATCGAAGCGCACTATCAGGTTGATGCCAATCTGTTTAAACCTACCGCTGATTTCCTGCTGCGCGTGAGTGGTATGTCGATGAAAGACATCGGGATTATGGATGGCGACTTGCTTGCAGTGCATAAAACTCAGGAAGTCCGTAATGGTCAGGTTGTGGTGGCGCGTATTGATGATGAAGTGACCGTCAAGCGCTGGAAAAAGCAGGGTGCCATTGTGCATTTGCTGCCAGAAAACACCGAATTCCAGCCAATTGTAGTCGATACCCGTGAGCAGGCTCTGACCGTTGAAGGTCTGGCTGTGGGTATCGTACGTAACGGCGAATGGCTTTAA
- a CDS encoding diacylglycerol kinase, with product MANNVTGIQRIVNAAGYSWQGLRAAWQHEAAFRQEAIAALVAIVVACWLDVDAISRVLMIGSVVLVIIVEILNSAIEAVVDRIGQERHPLAGRAKDMGSAAVLLAILLALFVWIALLWSHLR from the coding sequence ATGGCAAATAACGTCACCGGTATTCAAAGAATAGTGAATGCAGCCGGTTATTCCTGGCAGGGCTTGCGCGCCGCCTGGCAACATGAAGCCGCATTTCGTCAGGAAGCCATTGCCGCACTGGTGGCGATTGTGGTGGCCTGCTGGCTGGATGTTGATGCGATTTCCCGTGTGCTGATGATTGGCTCCGTGGTGCTGGTGATCATCGTTGAAATCCTGAATAGCGCCATCGAAGCGGTGGTGGACCGCATTGGGCAAGAGCGCCATCCTTTAGCCGGACGAGCAAAAGATATGGGCTCAGCGGCGGTATTGCTGGCTATCTTACTGGCTCTGTTTGTCTGGATCGCGCTGCTCTGGTCGCATTTGCGATAG